A genomic segment from Anaerobranca californiensis DSM 14826 encodes:
- the purE gene encoding 5-(carboxyamino)imidazole ribonucleotide mutase, whose protein sequence is MKPLVAVIMGSISDWETMQHTCEVLDNLGVPYEKKVVSAHRTPDYMFEYAKGAKARGIKVIVAGAGGAAHLPGMVAANTLLPVIGVPIKSNALNGVDSLLSIVQMPGGVPVATVAIGKGGAINAGILAAQIIALENEEIFVNLAVEREKMKKLALESSEKLWT, encoded by the coding sequence GTGAAACCTTTGGTGGCGGTGATTATGGGAAGTATTTCTGACTGGGAGACAATGCAGCATACCTGTGAAGTATTAGATAATTTAGGGGTACCTTATGAGAAAAAAGTAGTTTCTGCCCATCGCACTCCCGATTATATGTTTGAATACGCAAAGGGTGCTAAAGCTAGAGGAATAAAAGTAATAGTGGCAGGGGCAGGGGGAGCAGCTCACCTCCCCGGTATGGTAGCTGCCAACACCTTATTACCAGTTATTGGAGTTCCAATAAAATCTAATGCCTTAAATGGCGTGGATTCCCTCCTTTCTATAGTACAAATGCCCGGCGGAGTTCCAGTGGCTACGGTTGCCATAGGTAAAGGAGGGGCAATTAATGCGGGAATACTAGCTGCTCAAATTATAGCCTTGGAAAATGAAGAGATTTTTGTCAATTTGGCAGTAGAACGGGAAAAGATGAAAAAATTAGCTTTGGAGAGTAGTGAAAAATTATGGACTTAA
- a CDS encoding type II toxin-antitoxin system RelE/ParE family toxin, whose amino-acid sequence MNYEIRYLPLASKDLYNIVSYIVDELKAPKAAMDLIDAFDTSISKLAQFPCSCRVYYPEKALENEYRVLPVKNYLVFYVVREQVVEIHRVIYAKMDLSKVIK is encoded by the coding sequence ATGAACTATGAAATTAGATACTTGCCATTGGCAAGTAAAGATTTATATAATATTGTGTCTTATATTGTAGATGAATTAAAAGCACCAAAGGCAGCAATGGATTTAATTGATGCATTTGATACTTCTATATCAAAGCTTGCACAGTTTCCATGTTCATGCAGGGTATATTATCCTGAAAAAGCCCTTGAAAATGAATATAGAGTACTACCTGTAAAAAACTATTTAGTGTTTTATGTGGTTAGAGAACAGGTTGTTGAGATTCACAGGGTTATATATGCTAAAATGGATTTAAGCAAAGTCATAAAATGA
- a CDS encoding type II toxin-antitoxin system Phd/YefM family antitoxin has protein sequence MPHIRPVSDLRNNFADISRIIHETQEPVFLTKNGYGHMVVMSMEAYERKLFESEIYFKLKEGELEAKSTDKRYSHKEVFNELRARLKENVGSDEL, from the coding sequence ATGCCACATATTAGACCAGTATCAGATTTAAGAAATAATTTTGCTGATATATCAAGGATTATCCATGAAACACAAGAACCGGTATTTTTGACTAAGAATGGTTATGGTCATATGGTTGTTATGAGTATGGAAGCTTATGAACGCAAATTGTTTGAAAGTGAAATATATTTTAAGTTGAAGGAAGGGGAACTGGAAGCAAAATCAACTGATAAACGTTATTCCCATAAAGAAGTATTTAATGAATTAAGGGCAAGGTTAAAGGAAAACGTGGGATCTGATGAACTATGA
- the purK gene encoding 5-(carboxyamino)imidazole ribonucleotide synthase, with the protein MDLMDGILPGATIGILGGGQLGRMMALAARQMGYKIAVLEKEKNSPCGQIADYEVIGDYQDLEKAEELARISDVVTYEFENISLETAKVIERIGKLPQGSQLLGISQHRGREKRAIESLAIKVAPYHLINDLQDLQRAVSKLGLPAILKTCRGGYDGKGQWVLKGQGDFLKVVEELDFNQQYILEKMIPFTKELSIIVNRNSKGHVTSFPISENIHLNGILHITIAPARIDKVIEEQVKAIGITLARGLNLVGTLAVEMFLTEEGEIFVNELAPRPHNSGHYTIEGCEISQFAQHIRATTNLPLGSTKLLKPSVMINILGEDLENVLSSIAKLADAHLHLYGKEESKKGRKMGHITFLGDTVEEALTKAKGSGFIKAEV; encoded by the coding sequence ATGGACTTAATGGATGGGATTTTACCAGGGGCGACTATAGGTATTTTAGGAGGTGGGCAGTTAGGCAGGATGATGGCACTAGCTGCCCGACAAATGGGCTATAAAATTGCGGTATTAGAAAAAGAAAAAAACTCTCCCTGTGGGCAAATCGCCGACTATGAAGTGATAGGGGATTACCAAGATTTAGAAAAAGCAGAAGAATTGGCTAGAATTAGTGATGTGGTGACCTACGAATTTGAAAATATTAGCTTAGAAACCGCCAAGGTTATAGAAAGAATAGGAAAACTTCCTCAAGGCAGTCAGTTGTTAGGAATAAGTCAACATCGGGGCCGGGAAAAAAGGGCAATAGAAAGTCTGGCAATTAAAGTTGCACCTTATCATTTAATTAACGATCTTCAAGATTTACAAAGGGCAGTAAGTAAATTAGGGTTACCTGCTATTTTAAAAACATGTAGAGGGGGTTATGATGGTAAAGGTCAGTGGGTATTAAAGGGACAAGGAGATTTTTTAAAAGTAGTTGAGGAATTGGACTTTAATCAGCAGTATATTTTAGAAAAAATGATCCCCTTTACTAAAGAATTGTCTATAATTGTCAACAGAAATTCCAAAGGTCATGTCACTTCTTTCCCTATCAGTGAAAATATCCATTTAAATGGAATATTACACATTACCATAGCACCGGCTAGGATAGATAAAGTTATAGAAGAGCAGGTGAAAGCTATAGGAATTACCCTCGCCCGGGGTTTAAATTTAGTTGGGACTTTAGCGGTAGAAATGTTTTTAACAGAAGAAGGAGAAATTTTTGTAAATGAATTGGCACCAAGACCCCATAATTCAGGGCATTATACTATAGAAGGTTGTGAAATTTCCCAATTTGCCCAGCACATAAGGGCAACAACCAATTTACCTTTAGGTTCAACAAAGCTGTTAAAACCTAGCGTAATGATCAATATTTTAGGGGAAGATCTAGAAAACGTGCTTTCTTCAATAGCTAAATTAGCAGATGCCCATCTTCACCTTTATGGGAAAGAAGAGAGCAAAAAAGGTAGAAAAATGGGGCATATTACTTTTTTAGGCGATACAGTAGAAGAAGCTTTGACAAAGGCCAAGGGTTCTGGATTTATTAAGGCAGAAGTCTAA
- a CDS encoding NCS2 family permease encodes MLKYFKVKERGSNLSTEVLAGVTTFMTMAYILFVNPYYLSMTGMPFSSLVTATALAAALSTIFMGLFTNYPFALASGMGLNAMFAFVIAPKAGWEAALGAVFISGIVFLVLALAGVIEKIDEAVPKSLKAAVSVGIGLFIALIGFKNAGIVVGSEATLVKIGSFDNSHTILATLGLFISAALIALKVKGGLLIGIIITTIIGIPMGVTSLGEISSIKDIFAMPTLEGIALKFDLKAAFGLGFMTIFSLVFIDLFDTMGTLMGTGARAGYLDKDGRLPKIKNAMIVDAAGTMFGAMVGTSTVTTYVESTAGVAQGGRTGLTSLVTGGLFIVALFFAPIIGIVPGAATAPALIIVGVLMMGAIKEIDFEDFTNAFPAFMTIAFMPFTFSIADGISAGFLAYPIVKLAAGKHKEVHPFVYILALISLFHFVGPQVIELFK; translated from the coding sequence ATGTTAAAGTATTTTAAAGTGAAGGAAAGGGGTAGCAACCTTTCTACAGAAGTTTTAGCAGGTGTTACAACATTTATGACAATGGCATATATCCTTTTTGTCAATCCTTACTATCTTTCTATGACAGGGATGCCCTTTAGTTCTTTAGTAACAGCAACAGCTCTAGCTGCCGCATTATCCACGATTTTTATGGGACTTTTCACAAATTATCCCTTTGCTTTAGCAAGTGGTATGGGCCTTAATGCAATGTTCGCCTTTGTTATCGCTCCTAAAGCCGGTTGGGAGGCAGCCCTTGGTGCAGTATTTATTTCTGGTATAGTTTTCTTAGTTTTAGCATTGGCAGGAGTTATTGAAAAGATAGATGAAGCTGTTCCAAAATCTTTAAAAGCCGCTGTTTCTGTAGGTATTGGTTTATTTATCGCTTTAATCGGATTTAAAAATGCTGGAATTGTAGTGGGATCTGAAGCTACTTTGGTTAAAATTGGCTCCTTTGACAACAGTCATACAATATTAGCTACATTAGGTTTATTTATCTCCGCTGCATTGATAGCTTTAAAGGTTAAAGGTGGATTGTTAATAGGAATTATCATAACTACTATTATCGGTATTCCCATGGGGGTTACTTCTTTAGGGGAAATTTCCTCTATAAAGGATATTTTTGCTATGCCTACTTTAGAAGGAATTGCCTTGAAGTTTGATCTAAAAGCTGCCTTTGGTTTAGGTTTTATGACTATTTTTTCCCTTGTATTTATCGACCTTTTCGATACCATGGGAACATTAATGGGTACCGGTGCTAGAGCTGGATACTTAGATAAAGATGGCAGACTTCCTAAAATTAAGAATGCTATGATAGTAGATGCTGCTGGTACTATGTTTGGTGCTATGGTAGGAACTAGTACTGTTACAACTTATGTGGAAAGTACCGCTGGAGTCGCCCAAGGGGGAAGGACAGGCTTAACTTCTTTAGTTACTGGTGGGTTATTTATCGTTGCTTTATTCTTCGCTCCTATTATTGGAATAGTACCCGGTGCTGCCACTGCCCCTGCTTTAATCATCGTAGGTGTGTTGATGATGGGTGCAATTAAAGAGATTGACTTTGAGGATTTTACTAACGCTTTTCCAGCCTTTATGACTATTGCTTTCATGCCCTTTACCTTTAGTATTGCCGATGGTATTTCTGCAGGTTTTTTAGCTTACCCAATAGTTAAATTAGCTGCAGGGAAACACAAAGAGGTTCATCCCTTTGTCTATATCTTAGCCCTAATCTCCTTATTCCACTTTGTCGGACCTCAAGTTATCGAGTTATTTAAGTAA
- the purB gene encoding adenylosuccinate lyase, translated as MIERYTREEMGRIWTLENKFQKWLEIEIAACEAWAELGVIPWEAVEKIKGKAKFTVERILEIEKETRHDVIAFTRCVAESLGEESKYVHYGLTSSDVVDTATALLMVEAGDLIIKEIKENLNILKEQANQYKYTVMMGRTHGVHAEPTTLGLKFALWYSEMERNLERFHQGVENIRYGKLSGAVGTFGNIDPRVEEYVCRKLGLNPAPISTQILQRDRHAHYLTTLGILAGTIEKIALEIRGLQKTETREVEEPFYSGQKGSSAMPHKRNPVNCEQLCGLARVVRSNSLIAMENQALWHERDISHSSAERVIIPDSTILIHYMLYKLKGILKDLHVYPENMLENIKKSYNLTFSGRALLYLVQGGLKREEAYDLIQKHAMTAWQEKRDFKELLLQDPVICEKIAPELIEEIFDLNFCTRQVDYIFNRIGI; from the coding sequence ATGATTGAACGTTATACTAGGGAAGAAATGGGAAGGATTTGGACTTTAGAAAACAAGTTTCAAAAATGGTTAGAAATTGAAATAGCCGCTTGTGAAGCTTGGGCAGAATTAGGGGTTATTCCTTGGGAAGCTGTGGAAAAAATAAAGGGAAAGGCTAAATTTACTGTAGAGAGAATTTTAGAAATTGAAAAGGAAACCCGCCATGATGTAATTGCCTTTACCCGCTGTGTTGCAGAAAGTTTAGGGGAAGAATCTAAATATGTTCACTATGGCCTTACATCTTCCGATGTAGTTGATACCGCTACAGCATTATTGATGGTGGAAGCTGGGGATTTAATCATTAAAGAAATCAAGGAAAACTTAAATATTTTAAAGGAACAGGCCAATCAATACAAATATACAGTAATGATGGGAAGGACCCATGGAGTCCATGCAGAACCTACTACTTTAGGATTAAAATTTGCCCTATGGTATAGTGAAATGGAGCGGAATTTAGAGAGATTCCATCAAGGGGTAGAGAATATCCGCTACGGTAAATTATCGGGAGCTGTAGGCACCTTTGGCAACATCGATCCTAGGGTAGAAGAATATGTTTGTAGAAAATTAGGATTAAATCCTGCTCCGATATCTACTCAAATCCTGCAGCGGGATAGACATGCCCATTACTTAACTACTTTAGGAATTTTAGCAGGGACTATAGAAAAAATCGCTTTGGAGATCAGAGGATTACAAAAAACAGAAACCCGGGAAGTAGAAGAACCTTTCTACAGTGGGCAAAAGGGATCTTCTGCAATGCCCCATAAGCGAAATCCCGTCAATTGTGAACAACTTTGTGGATTAGCCCGGGTGGTAAGAAGTAATTCTTTAATAGCTATGGAAAATCAAGCTCTTTGGCATGAAAGGGATATTTCCCACTCTTCAGCGGAAAGGGTAATTATCCCCGACAGTACAATTTTAATCCACTATATGTTGTATAAATTAAAAGGGATTTTAAAAGATTTACATGTCTATCCGGAAAATATGTTGGAAAACATCAAAAAAAGCTATAACTTGACCTTTTCTGGCAGAGCTTTGTTGTACTTGGTACAAGGGGGCTTAAAGAGGGAAGAAGCCTATGACTTAATTCAAAAACACGCCATGACGGCGTGGCAGGAAAAAAGGGACTTTAAAGAACTGTTATTACAAGATCCTGTAATATGTGAAAAAATAGCTCCAGAATTAATAGAAGAGATTTTTGATTTAAATTTCTGTACTAGACAGGTTGACTACATTTTTAACCGAATAGGAATTTAA
- the guaA gene encoding glutamine-hydrolyzing GMP synthase, translated as MLYSKVLILDFGGQYNQLIARRVREQQVYCEIKPYNISLEEIENFNPAAIILSGGPSSVYKGDAPKCTPEVFSGKWPVLGICYGMQLMVQQLGGEVKRANHREYGTISMDILDHGGLFEGLGEETEVLMSHSDYVSIPPSGFKVTAKSGNTPVAAIENHKDKLYGIQFHPEVIHTVAGKEIIANFLFNICKLQKDWTMDSFIEKTVEEIKQQIGDKKAVCGLSGGVDSAVAALLVHRAIGDNLTCIFVDHGLLRKNEAEEVMEAFEGKLGLKVVKIDAKEEFLSKLKGITDPEQKRKIIGNEFVRIFEREAVKYGNGEFLVQGTLYPDVVESGTDTATTIKTHHNVGGLPEDMKFQLCEPLRNLFKDEVREVGLKLGLPEHLVWRQPFPGPGLGIRIMGEVTEEKLEILREADAIVREEIINYDKERKVWQFFAVLPGTYSVGVMGDDRTYSQVVAVRAVGSEDGMTATWSRLPYDLLDKISKRIVNEVEGVNRVVYDITSKPPGTIEWE; from the coding sequence ATGCTATACAGTAAAGTACTTATTTTGGATTTTGGTGGGCAATACAATCAGTTAATTGCTAGAAGGGTCAGGGAACAGCAGGTCTATTGCGAAATTAAACCTTATAACATTTCTTTGGAAGAAATCGAAAATTTTAATCCAGCTGCCATAATTTTATCTGGAGGTCCATCTAGTGTATATAAAGGGGATGCACCTAAGTGTACTCCCGAAGTTTTTAGTGGTAAATGGCCGGTACTAGGGATTTGTTATGGTATGCAGTTGATGGTACAACAGCTAGGAGGAGAAGTTAAAAGGGCTAATCACCGGGAATATGGTACTATCTCCATGGACATTTTAGATCATGGAGGGTTATTTGAAGGCTTAGGTGAAGAAACAGAAGTTTTAATGAGCCACAGTGACTATGTAAGTATACCACCTAGTGGTTTTAAAGTAACTGCCAAAAGTGGAAATACTCCAGTGGCAGCTATAGAAAACCATAAAGATAAACTATATGGAATACAATTTCACCCAGAAGTAATCCATACAGTAGCTGGTAAAGAAATAATTGCCAACTTTTTATTTAATATTTGTAAACTACAAAAAGACTGGACGATGGATTCTTTTATTGAAAAGACAGTAGAGGAAATTAAACAACAAATCGGTGATAAAAAGGCAGTGTGTGGATTAAGTGGTGGAGTTGATTCTGCCGTTGCTGCATTATTGGTTCATCGGGCTATCGGCGATAATTTAACCTGTATTTTCGTAGACCATGGTTTACTTAGAAAAAATGAAGCTGAAGAGGTAATGGAAGCCTTTGAAGGGAAGCTAGGGCTTAAAGTTGTTAAAATAGATGCTAAAGAGGAGTTTTTAAGCAAATTAAAGGGAATAACAGATCCGGAACAAAAGCGAAAAATCATTGGCAATGAATTTGTCAGGATATTTGAAAGGGAAGCAGTTAAATATGGAAATGGTGAGTTTTTAGTTCAAGGGACCCTTTACCCCGATGTAGTAGAATCGGGAACTGATACTGCAACAACCATTAAAACCCATCATAATGTCGGGGGTTTACCAGAAGATATGAAATTCCAGCTTTGTGAACCTTTAAGGAACTTGTTTAAAGATGAAGTAAGGGAAGTAGGGCTAAAGTTAGGATTACCAGAACACCTAGTGTGGAGACAACCTTTCCCAGGGCCGGGATTAGGTATCAGGATTATGGGAGAAGTAACTGAGGAAAAATTAGAAATACTGAGAGAGGCCGATGCCATAGTTAGGGAAGAAATTATAAATTACGATAAGGAAAGGAAAGTATGGCAATTCTTTGCAGTACTACCAGGCACCTATAGTGTAGGGGTTATGGGTGATGATAGAACTTACAGTCAAGTGGTTGCAGTAAGGGCAGTTGGCAGTGAAGATGGAATGACTGCAACTTGGTCCCGTCTCCCTTACGATCTCCTAGATAAGATATCTAAAAGGATTGTCAATGAAGTTGAAGGAGTAAACCGAGTAGTATATGATATAACTTCAAAACCACCAGGCACTATTGAGTGGGAGTAA
- a CDS encoding transglutaminase domain-containing protein — MLKKWVVKFWYLTLIIGLISYGMEEPAKGFSLLGLLWISYLGIDYFFENSPLNLMTKIILTLSIIYRSGNFSSIFNPKWLQEIFFILQQDINHFYFGHFNKMVALPTVTIALLSYIFSQIKFFQRVGKTFIVLLLFGGSSALLGLHLYTSYSSLNILLVFIFIGMSLLFIENMESSSLYKKNFKLPITVMITFLIVLNLIWSFDSSIKVAQGFEEIKTFFTGGYTPVNGNGGEVDNDGKERPKRMGYSSNDLSLGGPVVPSYQRVLRVKTEKPVYLRGESSQIYLGRGWRRNILSYNSYHQSTIPVKKYPGVDYQEVTLEVEVLNGSYNVIFAGLNTKEVILPSGIRGNNVMLINDSDILINGSIGRGNIYQVIIDYPSFSPEHLRQGGEYSDDFPLEEYIQLPVNYSGIVTSLAEGLTKRYNNNYDKVIALKNYLLSGQFKYNLNVPYPPENMDFVEHFLETKEGYCVHFSTAFVVMVRSLGIPARWVKGFTPGTPQGDGYYVVTDENAHAWAEVYFPNAGWVPFEVTPGFSSTIIGNGENRNGEDGIDNEIGDETPTQNPSDISGDGNSGINEGINDTEAEKVKGNRLLFFLGIGSLISLPLLLKHKGNKLTSKLSPKEKVVSLYNKVLFNFKLVGWGKGKGETPQEYLNKLQNSGVISIKVLNILTNEFQSVYYGNNNFENREYKSLRKQGKEYSLIKLLVAKWKYRSNG, encoded by the coding sequence ATGTTGAAAAAATGGGTAGTGAAATTTTGGTATCTAACTTTGATAATAGGTTTAATTTCTTATGGAATGGAAGAGCCTGCAAAGGGATTTTCCCTTTTAGGGTTATTATGGATTTCATATCTAGGTATAGATTATTTCTTCGAAAATTCTCCTTTAAATTTAATGACAAAAATTATTTTAACTTTAAGTATTATTTACCGTTCCGGGAACTTCAGCAGTATTTTCAACCCTAAATGGTTGCAGGAAATCTTTTTTATCCTTCAACAAGATATCAATCATTTTTATTTTGGCCATTTTAATAAAATGGTGGCACTACCTACCGTTACCATAGCCCTCCTTTCTTATATTTTTAGCCAAATCAAGTTTTTTCAAAGGGTAGGTAAAACCTTTATAGTTCTATTGTTGTTTGGAGGAAGCAGTGCTTTGTTAGGGCTTCATCTATATACCAGTTACAGTTCCCTTAATATTCTCCTTGTTTTTATTTTTATAGGTATGAGCCTCCTTTTTATCGAAAACATGGAAAGTTCCTCCCTTTACAAGAAAAATTTTAAACTACCTATTACTGTAATGATAACTTTTTTGATAGTTTTAAATCTAATTTGGAGTTTTGATTCTAGTATAAAGGTTGCCCAAGGTTTCGAAGAAATTAAAACTTTCTTTACCGGTGGATATACTCCTGTCAATGGAAATGGTGGAGAAGTTGATAATGATGGTAAAGAAAGACCTAAGAGGATGGGTTACAGTTCCAATGATTTGTCATTAGGAGGACCAGTTGTTCCTAGCTATCAACGGGTTTTAAGGGTAAAAACGGAAAAGCCCGTCTATCTAAGAGGGGAAAGTAGCCAGATCTATTTAGGACGAGGTTGGAGAAGAAATATTTTAAGTTATAATTCTTATCATCAGTCGACTATTCCTGTTAAAAAATACCCAGGGGTTGATTATCAAGAGGTAACTTTAGAGGTAGAAGTTTTAAATGGTTCATATAACGTAATTTTTGCTGGATTAAATACAAAAGAAGTTATACTTCCGTCAGGGATTAGAGGAAACAATGTCATGTTAATTAATGATAGTGACATCCTGATTAATGGCTCTATAGGTAGGGGGAACATTTATCAGGTGATAATAGATTACCCCTCTTTTTCTCCAGAACATCTAAGGCAAGGGGGAGAATATAGTGATGATTTTCCACTAGAAGAATATATACAACTGCCGGTAAATTACTCTGGAATAGTAACATCTTTAGCAGAAGGGTTAACAAAGAGATATAATAACAATTATGATAAAGTAATTGCCCTGAAAAATTATCTATTAAGTGGACAGTTTAAATATAATCTAAATGTCCCTTATCCTCCAGAGAACATGGATTTTGTAGAACACTTTTTAGAAACTAAAGAAGGGTACTGTGTCCATTTTTCTACAGCCTTTGTAGTAATGGTTAGGAGTTTAGGAATACCAGCCCGTTGGGTTAAAGGATTTACTCCAGGAACTCCTCAAGGCGACGGGTATTATGTAGTTACAGATGAAAATGCCCACGCTTGGGCAGAAGTTTATTTTCCAAATGCCGGGTGGGTACCATTTGAGGTTACTCCAGGATTTAGCAGTACTATAATAGGAAATGGAGAAAACAGAAATGGAGAAGATGGTATAGATAATGAAATAGGGGATGAAACACCTACCCAAAACCCTTCTGATATAAGTGGAGATGGAAATAGTGGTATTAATGAAGGTATTAATGATACAGAAGCTGAAAAAGTAAAGGGTAATAGATTACTGTTCTTTTTAGGGATAGGATCTTTAATATCTTTACCTTTGTTATTGAAACATAAGGGAAATAAATTAACATCAAAGCTATCACCAAAGGAAAAGGTTGTTAGCCTTTATAACAAAGTATTATTTAATTTTAAATTAGTTGGCTGGGGAAAAGGAAAAGGAGAAACACCTCAGGAATATCTAAATAAATTACAAAATAGTGGTGTTATTTCGATAAAAGTTTTAAATATATTGACAAATGAATTTCAATCTGTATATTATGGTAATAATAATTTTGAAAACAGAGAATATAAAAGTCTAAGGAAACAGGGAAAAGAATATTCCTTAATTAAACTTCTCGTCGCTAAATGGAAATATAGGTCCAATGGGTAA
- a CDS encoding transglutaminase-like domain-containing protein, giving the protein MNPLMLKYMWYFVFLIGLNGYLDHFYGIFHGIILSLIFIGIDFFLKSKKINLTVKTLIILIFVFNHIGFNFPNIFRTIYFDFYYLFYAEFQYVKVTPFLLNVIFFLIFRKLYISKNTSNPLYILGIFLGGSLLLSLSLLQGTKFSLLTIFYIFIGITLIIFNNLDQSTIKITSDSFLFTLFLSILIIIIGIWSIDAQVVTSWEEVKNYFSGGFGSGGREIELELPYFSYNSDDSRLGGPIQLKDTPVLRVFSDRALYLRGESRYIYTGKGWSKDIISRQQVSVNNIPFERYQGIEYQQLEVEIEILEGSYPLLFAPYGTTKFSNLPSESLELVNGNDFLLNYYLHPGARYSLQYNFPSYPPNYLRENYPYPDDFPLKEYTGLPDDLPQNIIELAQNLTAPYTNNYDKAFALQRYFRSREFSYNLEVPYPPENMDFVEHFLEIKEGYCVHFSTAFVVMARSVGIPVRWVKGYFTGNRLSQGEYLVREEHAHAWAEVYFPQVGWVIFETTPGYGIGRPQEREGDGENPPLDSDNIDPMEPIDDDGGINGPPQGEGDGKEKFFKKTLSILIVFLCVLGWYIVLWYKEKKISVKERIILLYNNLLFKLKILGFKKLAGETPREFLFREEMFKDLNYFHYLTFTFEKIYYGDTKGEKGEYDNIKKGRGKFIYNLLKRMFLPYKEQKTKHEL; this is encoded by the coding sequence ATGAACCCATTAATGTTAAAGTATATGTGGTATTTTGTTTTTTTAATAGGATTAAATGGGTATTTAGATCATTTTTATGGGATATTCCATGGAATAATTTTATCATTGATTTTTATAGGTATTGATTTTTTTTTAAAAAGCAAAAAGATAAACCTCACTGTTAAAACTTTAATTATTTTAATTTTTGTTTTTAACCATATAGGATTTAATTTCCCTAACATTTTTAGAACTATTTATTTTGATTTCTACTATTTGTTTTATGCCGAGTTTCAATATGTAAAAGTAACTCCTTTTTTACTGAACGTAATTTTCTTTCTCATCTTTAGAAAGTTATATATTAGTAAAAACACTAGTAATCCATTATACATCCTTGGGATCTTTTTAGGAGGGAGTTTACTCCTTTCCCTTTCATTATTACAAGGTACAAAATTTTCCTTACTGACAATCTTCTATATCTTTATAGGTATTACTTTAATCATTTTCAACAATTTAGACCAAAGTACTATTAAAATCACATCTGATTCCTTTTTATTTACGTTATTTTTATCAATACTAATTATTATTATAGGGATATGGTCAATAGATGCTCAGGTAGTTACTTCTTGGGAAGAGGTGAAAAACTATTTTTCCGGGGGATTTGGCAGCGGTGGTAGAGAAATAGAATTAGAACTGCCATACTTTAGTTACAATTCCGATGATAGTCGGTTAGGAGGCCCCATCCAACTTAAAGATACTCCAGTGCTGAGGGTATTTAGTGACAGAGCTTTGTATTTGCGGGGAGAATCTAGGTATATATACACTGGCAAGGGTTGGTCAAAAGACATAATCTCCCGGCAGCAAGTTTCTGTAAATAACATTCCCTTTGAAAGATATCAAGGTATCGAATATCAACAATTAGAAGTAGAAATAGAAATTTTAGAAGGGAGCTACCCTTTATTATTTGCCCCTTATGGAACAACAAAATTTAGTAATTTGCCGTCGGAAAGTTTAGAACTGGTAAATGGCAATGACTTTTTACTTAACTATTACTTACACCCAGGGGCAAGGTATTCTTTGCAATATAATTTTCCTTCTTATCCACCTAATTATCTTCGGGAAAACTATCCTTACCCCGATGATTTTCCATTAAAAGAATACACCGGTTTACCAGATGATTTGCCCCAAAATATAATAGAGCTTGCCCAAAACTTAACTGCTCCATATACCAATAATTACGATAAAGCCTTTGCTTTACAGAGGTATTTCCGTTCTAGGGAATTTAGCTACAATCTAGAAGTGCCTTACCCTCCAGAGAATATGGATTTTGTAGAACACTTTTTAGAAATAAAAGAAGGGTACTGTGTCCATTTTTCTACTGCCTTTGTGGTTATGGCTAGAAGTGTTGGAATTCCAGTTAGGTGGGTTAAGGGATATTTTACAGGAAACAGGTTATCCCAAGGGGAGTATCTAGTCAGGGAAGAACATGCCCATGCTTGGGCGGAAGTCTACTTTCCCCAAGTAGGTTGGGTAATCTTTGAAACAACCCCTGGATATGGTATAGGTAGGCCTCAAGAGAGGGAAGGAGATGGAGAAAACCCGCCATTAGATTCTGATAATATAGACCCAATGGAGCCAATAGATGATGATGGGGGGATAAATGGGCCACCCCAAGGGGAAGGAGATGGAAAAGAGAAATTCTTTAAAAAAACCTTATCTATACTAATAGTTTTTCTCTGTGTATTAGGGTGGTATATTGTCCTTTGGTATAAAGAAAAGAAAATTTCTGTTAAAGAAAGGATAATTTTGTTATACAATAACCTGTTATTTAAATTGAAAATTTTAGGCTTTAAAAAGTTAGCAGGGGAAACCCCTAGAGAATTTTTATTTAGAGAAGAAATGTTTAAAGACCTCAATTATTTTCATTATTTAACCTTTACTTTTGAAAAAATTTATTATGGCGATACCAAAGGGGAAAAAGGGGAGTATGATAACATTAAGAAAGGTAGAGGAAAATTTATTTATAATCTATTAAAAAGGATGTTTTTACCATATAAGGAACAAAAAACAAAACACGAACTTTAA